Proteins from a genomic interval of Bacteroidales bacterium:
- a CDS encoding FRG domain-containing protein, whose translation MAIEKILDFITQLQKISKSNNYEYYYRGHSDKDFELKPSIYRRRFIRNEDRFFKEIILRTPNDFINEKTALEKLVKMQHYGIPTRILDITTNPLVALYFACNELADKADGEVLVFKIPKTDIKFYDSDTVSILANISKRPYDFEIDSLEKSTTKAFNNEVPIQYLLHEIREEKPQFLPVIYHQDFARVVAVKVKLNNNRILKQNGAFLIFGINGSKKDPATIPSDWILNLEVNGINLKTDKKCKRQLLDDLDALGINESTLFPEIENQAKYLRRQFSKFETTHHRRTKMPTANG comes from the coding sequence ATGGCTATAGAAAAAATACTCGATTTTATCACCCAACTGCAGAAGATTTCGAAATCCAATAACTACGAATATTATTATCGTGGACATTCTGATAAGGATTTTGAACTAAAACCAAGCATTTATAGACGAAGATTTATTCGAAATGAAGATAGGTTTTTTAAAGAAATCATTCTTCGAACACCCAATGACTTCATTAACGAAAAAACAGCGTTGGAAAAATTAGTAAAAATGCAGCATTATGGTATTCCAACAAGGATTCTTGATATTACAACTAATCCGCTTGTTGCACTTTACTTCGCATGCAATGAGTTAGCTGATAAGGCAGATGGTGAAGTTTTAGTTTTCAAAATACCTAAAACTGACATAAAATTCTATGACAGCGACACCGTTAGCATACTTGCAAACATTTCAAAGCGACCTTATGATTTTGAAATCGACTCTCTTGAAAAGTCAACAACGAAAGCATTTAACAATGAAGTCCCAATACAATATTTGCTACATGAAATTCGAGAAGAAAAGCCACAATTTCTTCCAGTAATTTATCATCAGGACTTTGCAAGAGTTGTAGCCGTTAAAGTTAAACTCAATAACAATAGAATATTAAAACAGAATGGAGCATTTTTAATTTTTGGTATAAATGGTTCTAAGAAAGACCCAGCCACAATTCCAAGTGATTGGATTTTGAATTTAGAAGTAAACGGAATTAACCTGAAAACGGATAAGAAATGTAAAAGGCAATTACTTGATGATCTTGATGCACTTGGAATTAATGAAAGTACTTTATTTCCTGAAATAGAGAATCAGGCTAAATATTTAAGGAGACAATTTTCGAAATTTGAAACAACACATCATAGAAGAACCAAAATGCCAACCGCTAACGGTTAG
- a CDS encoding tetratricopeptide repeat protein: MNQYLDKRLEKAYDLLLEGNLKESAEQFEANLKEHPDSIHLLMELANIYYILGEMVKSISCYKRVLDIKPNSPYVLYRMGVVLYRSTLFIEATEVFNKIIDSGKYLPMTYLWLGLCYYHLGKEEQSIESYRKLLEYCPETQMANYYMGVALKSAGKYDEAIDHFEKLLSSCSTCDQHISALYHLGRTYMKNFNYEKAKVHFKRAMELDPENKNASEMYEFLMDL; the protein is encoded by the coding sequence ATGAACCAATATTTAGATAAACGACTTGAAAAAGCATACGATTTATTACTCGAGGGTAATTTAAAAGAATCAGCAGAACAATTTGAGGCAAACCTGAAAGAGCATCCCGATAGCATCCATCTTTTGATGGAGTTAGCCAATATTTACTACATACTTGGCGAGATGGTTAAATCAATCAGCTGCTATAAAAGAGTGCTCGATATTAAACCTAACAGTCCATATGTTTTGTATAGGATGGGAGTTGTTCTGTACAGATCCACCCTTTTTATCGAAGCAACTGAAGTATTTAATAAAATCATCGATTCGGGTAAATACCTACCAATGACCTACCTCTGGCTAGGATTATGCTATTACCACCTAGGGAAGGAGGAGCAGAGCATTGAATCGTATAGGAAGCTACTCGAATACTGCCCCGAAACGCAAATGGCTAACTACTACATGGGCGTTGCCCTAAAATCGGCAGGAAAATACGATGAAGCAATTGATCATTTCGAGAAGCTTTTGAGCAGCTGCTCCACCTGTGATCAGCATATCTCCGCGCTGTACCACTTAGGCCGCACCTACATGAAAAACTTCAACTACGAAAAAGCCAAAGTTCATTTCAAAAGAGCCATGGAACTCGATCCCGAAAACAAAAACGCCTCGGAGATGTACGAATTCCTTATGGATTTGTAG
- a CDS encoding aconitate hydratase: MIFDLQMIKSFYDGLPLIISKVKKDLGRPLTLSEKILYSHLFTKNSYHPLKRGVDYVEFAPDRVAMQDATAQMALLQFIMAGKDQSAVPTSVHCDHLIMAKEGSAADLNTANITNKEVYDFLSTICDKYDIGFWKPGAGIIHQIVLENYAFPGGMMIGTDSHTVNAGGLGMIAIGVGGADAVDVMSGMGWELKFPNLIGVKLTGRLNGWATAKDIILKVAGILTVKGGTGCIIEYFGEGAESLSCTGKATICNMGAEVGATCSIFGYDEAMSKYLVSTGRKEVADLAGNIKQHLIADPEVYADPEKYYDQLIEINLSELEPYINGPFTPDLATPISKMKEAAEKNGWPTKIEYGLIGSCTNSSYEDLSRAASIARDAITKKLMTKAGFTITPGSEQIRSIAVRDGFINTFERIGGKLFANACGPCIGQWDREGADKKQVNTVIHSFNRNFAKRTDGNPNTNAFVASPEIVTALAIAGDLTFNPLTDTLINAEGEQVKLSEPKGFDLPPQGFGNINSGFQNPAKDKSNISIKIDPNSERLQALEPFQRWDGKDYIGLPLLIKAKGKCTTDHISMAGIWLKYRGHLDNISNNYMIGAVNSFNDQTNCILNQISGKYEAVPQVARYYKESGLGSIVVGEENFGEGSSREHAAMEPRFLNVKAVLVKSFARIHETNLKKQGVLALTFSNKDDYNKFQEGDRLDITGLANFSEGNQLKIVLNHSDGKQEIILANHTYNESQIEWFKAGSALNLIREASENKL; the protein is encoded by the coding sequence ATGATATTCGACCTCCAGATGATAAAATCATTTTATGATGGACTACCCCTCATAATCTCAAAAGTTAAGAAAGATCTTGGTAGACCTTTAACTTTGAGCGAGAAGATTCTGTATAGCCATTTATTCACAAAAAATAGCTATCATCCATTAAAGCGAGGAGTTGATTATGTGGAATTTGCTCCCGATAGGGTTGCCATGCAGGATGCAACAGCTCAAATGGCATTACTCCAATTTATAATGGCAGGAAAGGATCAAAGTGCAGTACCAACATCCGTTCATTGCGACCACCTAATTATGGCAAAGGAAGGTTCTGCGGCCGATTTAAACACAGCAAACATTACCAATAAAGAGGTTTACGATTTTCTTAGCACAATTTGCGATAAGTACGATATTGGCTTTTGGAAACCAGGAGCAGGTATAATTCACCAGATTGTTCTGGAAAACTACGCATTCCCTGGCGGAATGATGATTGGTACCGATTCGCACACCGTGAATGCAGGCGGATTGGGCATGATAGCAATTGGTGTTGGCGGAGCCGATGCCGTTGATGTAATGTCGGGTATGGGATGGGAACTAAAATTCCCTAACCTTATAGGAGTTAAGCTAACCGGGCGATTGAATGGATGGGCTACCGCTAAAGATATCATACTAAAAGTGGCCGGAATCCTAACGGTTAAAGGGGGAACTGGATGTATTATTGAATACTTCGGTGAGGGTGCTGAATCGCTTTCATGCACTGGCAAAGCCACAATATGCAACATGGGTGCCGAGGTTGGCGCAACCTGCTCAATATTTGGGTATGACGAGGCAATGTCGAAATACCTAGTATCAACTGGTCGTAAAGAGGTTGCGGATTTGGCAGGGAATATCAAACAACATTTAATTGCCGACCCAGAGGTTTATGCTGATCCTGAAAAATACTATGATCAACTTATAGAAATTAACCTTTCGGAGCTGGAGCCATACATAAATGGCCCATTCACACCCGATTTGGCAACCCCAATATCCAAGATGAAAGAGGCTGCTGAGAAGAACGGTTGGCCTACAAAAATTGAGTATGGACTTATTGGATCGTGTACCAACTCATCATACGAAGATCTTTCACGTGCAGCATCAATAGCACGGGATGCCATAACAAAAAAATTAATGACAAAGGCAGGGTTTACAATCACCCCAGGTTCCGAACAAATTCGATCTATCGCAGTTCGCGATGGTTTTATTAACACATTTGAAAGAATAGGCGGAAAACTATTCGCTAACGCCTGTGGACCTTGTATTGGGCAATGGGATCGGGAAGGTGCTGACAAAAAACAGGTAAACACTGTAATACACTCATTCAACAGGAATTTTGCAAAACGAACCGATGGAAACCCTAACACCAATGCATTTGTTGCATCGCCCGAAATAGTTACTGCTCTTGCAATTGCTGGAGATTTAACATTCAACCCACTAACCGATACCCTAATCAACGCCGAAGGAGAACAGGTAAAACTAAGTGAACCCAAAGGGTTTGATCTTCCCCCTCAAGGTTTCGGAAATATCAACAGCGGATTCCAAAATCCTGCAAAGGATAAAAGTAATATATCAATAAAAATCGATCCAAATTCCGAGCGTTTACAGGCTCTCGAACCATTTCAGAGATGGGATGGGAAGGACTATATAGGTTTGCCATTGCTAATTAAGGCCAAGGGGAAATGCACCACCGATCATATATCAATGGCAGGTATTTGGCTAAAATACAGAGGACATCTCGATAATATTTCGAATAACTACATGATTGGTGCAGTAAATTCATTTAACGATCAAACAAATTGCATTTTAAATCAGATATCGGGGAAATACGAGGCAGTGCCTCAGGTTGCAAGGTATTATAAAGAATCGGGCTTAGGTTCTATTGTAGTGGGCGAGGAGAATTTTGGAGAAGGATCGTCGAGAGAGCACGCTGCAATGGAGCCCCGATTTTTAAATGTTAAAGCGGTGCTAGTGAAATCGTTTGCCCGTATCCACGAAACAAACCTGAAAAAGCAGGGCGTTCTTGCACTCACATTCTCAAATAAGGATGATTACAACAAATTTCAGGAAGGCGATAGGCTCGATATTACTGGCTTAGCCAATTTCTCGGAAGGAAATCAGCTCAAAATTGTTTTAAACCACTCAGATGGAAAGCAGGAGATAATCCTTGCAAACCATACCTATAATGAATCGCAAATTGAGTGGTTTAAGGCAGGAAGTGCTTTGAATTTGATAAGAGAGGCAAGTGAAAATAAGTTGTGA
- the icd gene encoding NADP-dependent isocitrate dehydrogenase: MQAEKIKVNNGNLTVPDFPIIPFIEGDGTGPDIWKASVRIFDTAVENVYKGKKKIMWREVLAGEKAFNKTGSWLPEETLSDFKEYLVGIKGPLTTPIGGGMRSLNVALRQELDLYTCYRPVRYFAGVPSPVKHPEFVNMHIFRENTEDIYAGIEYMHGTPEAEKIKKFLLDEMKVKSIRFPLTASIGIKPVSLEGTERLVRQAIKFAISKKLPSVTLVHKGNIMKYTEGAFMKWGYALAEKEFGNQVFTWNQHKRIAEVKGESAANDALKQAETSGKVIIKDVIADAFLQQILTRPAEYSVIATLNLNGDYISDALAAIVGGIGIAPGANINFETGHAIFEATHGTAPKYADQDKVNPGSVVLSGALMFEYLGWNEVAQKIYSGLEQAILSKKVTYDFHRLMDNATLLKTSEFADAIISHIKS; this comes from the coding sequence ATGCAAGCAGAAAAAATAAAAGTAAACAATGGTAATTTAACTGTACCCGATTTCCCAATAATTCCTTTCATTGAGGGGGATGGAACAGGACCTGATATTTGGAAAGCATCCGTACGAATATTCGATACTGCCGTTGAAAATGTGTACAAAGGGAAAAAGAAGATAATGTGGAGAGAAGTTCTTGCTGGTGAAAAAGCTTTCAATAAAACTGGAAGTTGGTTGCCAGAGGAGACTTTATCCGATTTCAAGGAATACTTGGTTGGTATCAAAGGACCATTAACAACACCCATTGGTGGTGGAATGCGCTCGTTGAATGTTGCCCTGCGTCAGGAATTAGATTTGTATACCTGCTACAGGCCCGTTCGGTATTTTGCAGGAGTTCCTAGCCCTGTAAAGCATCCTGAGTTTGTAAACATGCATATTTTCAGGGAGAATACAGAAGATATATACGCTGGAATTGAGTACATGCACGGCACACCCGAAGCCGAGAAAATAAAGAAATTTCTACTTGATGAGATGAAGGTAAAATCGATTAGATTTCCCTTAACCGCATCAATTGGGATAAAACCAGTATCGCTTGAGGGAACTGAGAGATTAGTTAGGCAGGCAATAAAATTCGCTATCAGCAAAAAACTACCTTCTGTAACCCTTGTTCACAAAGGGAATATCATGAAATATACCGAAGGAGCTTTCATGAAATGGGGTTATGCCCTTGCCGAAAAGGAATTTGGCAATCAGGTATTTACCTGGAATCAGCATAAGAGAATTGCCGAAGTAAAAGGCGAATCAGCCGCAAATGATGCATTAAAACAAGCCGAAACTTCGGGCAAAGTGATTATAAAAGATGTAATTGCTGATGCCTTCCTACAGCAAATCCTTACCCGACCCGCAGAGTACTCGGTTATTGCCACTCTGAATCTCAATGGCGATTACATTTCCGATGCCCTTGCAGCCATAGTTGGCGGTATTGGCATTGCCCCCGGTGCAAATATCAATTTCGAAACGGGTCATGCAATATTTGAGGCAACCCATGGAACTGCCCCAAAATATGCCGATCAGGATAAAGTAAACCCAGGATCAGTAGTCCTTTCAGGTGCATTGATGTTCGAATACCTTGGATGGAACGAAGTTGCTCAGAAAATTTATAGCGGACTTGAGCAAGCAATCCTAAGCAAAAAAGTTACCTACGATTTTCACCGATTAATGGATAATGCCACCCTGCTTAAAACCTCTGAATTTGCAGACGCTATTATATCTCACATCAAATCATAA
- a CDS encoding FAD-dependent oxidoreductase has protein sequence MKHDVLIVGGGVSGTALLYTLSKYTDVKNIGLIEKYSDFGLVNSASTMNSQTLHFGDIETNYTFEKAKKVKRMADMVMKYLENEKFRDCKCNYFIKVPKMVLAVGKEQVETLGERYKTFSQLFPNLRMIGKEEIGRIEPRVLEGRDPSQELLALVTEDGYTVDFGRLSHCFVDHAKELNPDISFHLNTKVLKIVKQGNSFKLFTNKGEFEANAVVIAAGSHSLKIAKSLGYGKNFSILSMSGSFYTGPKVLNGKVYTMQVAKLPFAAIHGDPEVHDENVTRFGPTAKPILLLERYNNSTFFEYWKTFGIGIKPIISILNITFDKVIFNYLIKNVIYDLPSIGKRAFLKEIKKIVPNIKLDEIKFAKGIGGTRPQIINNTTKKLEMGEAKIVGENIIFNITPSPGASTCLGNAFEDTLKLMEFLGNKYKFDKEQFEKDLVL, from the coding sequence ATGAAACATGATGTTTTAATCGTTGGGGGCGGAGTAAGTGGAACAGCCCTTCTTTACACTTTAAGCAAATACACTGATGTAAAAAACATTGGCCTAATTGAAAAGTATTCAGATTTTGGTTTGGTAAATTCTGCTTCTACTATGAATAGCCAAACCCTTCATTTTGGTGATATTGAAACCAATTACACCTTCGAAAAAGCCAAAAAGGTTAAGCGTATGGCTGATATGGTGATGAAATATCTGGAAAATGAAAAATTTCGGGATTGTAAGTGTAATTACTTTATCAAGGTTCCTAAGATGGTTCTGGCAGTTGGGAAGGAACAGGTTGAAACATTAGGAGAACGGTATAAAACATTCAGCCAGCTTTTTCCTAATCTCAGGATGATTGGTAAGGAGGAGATTGGTAGAATTGAACCAAGGGTTTTAGAGGGACGAGATCCAAGTCAGGAACTTTTAGCTTTAGTCACTGAAGATGGTTATACCGTTGATTTTGGAAGGTTAAGCCATTGCTTTGTTGACCATGCTAAAGAGCTAAACCCAGATATATCATTTCATCTTAATACAAAAGTTTTAAAAATTGTTAAGCAGGGCAATTCTTTCAAGTTGTTTACCAATAAAGGCGAGTTTGAGGCAAATGCCGTTGTAATTGCCGCTGGTAGCCATAGTTTAAAGATTGCAAAATCGCTTGGTTATGGTAAAAATTTCTCAATACTCTCCATGTCGGGAAGTTTTTACACAGGGCCCAAGGTACTCAACGGAAAGGTTTATACCATGCAGGTTGCAAAACTTCCTTTTGCCGCCATTCATGGCGATCCCGAAGTACACGATGAGAATGTTACAAGGTTTGGACCTACCGCAAAACCAATTCTATTGCTTGAAAGGTATAATAACTCAACCTTTTTCGAATATTGGAAAACATTTGGCATTGGCATTAAACCTATAATTAGCATTTTGAATATCACATTTGATAAGGTGATATTCAATTATCTTATTAAAAACGTTATTTACGATTTACCGTCAATTGGTAAACGTGCGTTCTTAAAAGAGATTAAAAAGATTGTTCCTAATATCAAACTTGATGAAATAAAGTTTGCAAAAGGTATTGGAGGAACAAGACCTCAGATTATAAATAATACCACCAAAAAACTTGAAATGGGTGAGGCCAAGATAGTTGGAGAAAATATCATCTTCAATATTACCCCTTCGCCCGGGGCATCAACCTGTTTAGGAAATGCATTTGAGGATACCTTAAAATTGATGGAATTTCTTGGAAATAAATACAAGTTTGACAAGGAGCAATTCGAAAAAGATCTTGTATTGTAG
- a CDS encoding citrate synthase has translation MEDTKFLSQLSDSIKQSCKIDPELFEKFDVKRGLRNRDGTGVLAGLTNIGDVVGYKKEDDKVVAIPGRLLYRGINIEDITQGFQKEDRHGFDETVFLLLTGKLPTKEELKKFSAHMAHLRALPDSFIKDMILSMKGKDVLNMLARSVLGLYILDDEADNISLPNMITQTLNIIAKFPSIIAYSYQAFSHAYQGKTLSIRYPREDLTVAENFLYMVKGECSRYTKLEADLLDLALVLHAEHGGGNNSTFTMRVTSSSETDIYSAVTSAIASLKGPLHGGANLKVLDMMDNIKLNVTNWKDTKEVEQYLLKILNKQAFDKTGKIYGIGHAVYTISDPRAALLREKARELAIEKNRLDEFQLYELVDSITPEVFRIFKGEQSTKVVCINVDFYSGFVYSCIDIPKELFTPLFAMARISGWCTHRIEELTFSGKRIIRPAFKSVFGKQDYVPIVNRQELT, from the coding sequence ATGGAAGACACAAAGTTTTTATCTCAGCTAAGCGATTCAATTAAACAATCATGCAAAATTGATCCAGAACTTTTCGAGAAGTTTGACGTTAAAAGAGGCCTTAGGAATAGAGATGGTACAGGTGTATTAGCCGGATTAACCAATATTGGAGATGTTGTAGGGTACAAGAAGGAGGATGATAAGGTTGTGGCTATCCCTGGAAGGTTGCTTTATAGAGGAATTAATATTGAGGATATAACCCAAGGATTTCAGAAAGAGGATCGCCATGGATTCGACGAAACGGTATTTCTGCTCCTAACAGGAAAACTCCCAACCAAGGAGGAACTCAAAAAGTTTTCCGCTCACATGGCTCACCTAAGAGCGCTTCCTGATTCGTTTATTAAGGATATGATACTCTCGATGAAAGGGAAGGATGTGCTTAACATGTTAGCCCGTTCTGTTCTAGGACTTTACATTCTCGATGACGAGGCAGATAATATCTCTCTCCCCAACATGATTACGCAAACCCTGAATATCATTGCAAAATTTCCATCAATTATTGCCTACTCATATCAAGCGTTTAGCCATGCTTACCAAGGGAAAACACTATCTATCCGATATCCACGCGAAGATCTTACCGTTGCCGAAAACTTCCTATATATGGTAAAAGGGGAATGCTCAAGGTATACCAAACTTGAAGCGGATTTGCTCGATCTAGCACTTGTTCTTCATGCAGAGCACGGTGGGGGGAATAACTCAACCTTTACAATGAGGGTGACCAGCTCAAGCGAAACGGATATATACTCAGCAGTTACATCGGCAATTGCATCATTAAAAGGGCCTTTACACGGTGGTGCCAACCTGAAGGTTTTGGACATGATGGATAATATAAAATTGAATGTAACCAATTGGAAAGACACAAAAGAGGTTGAGCAGTACCTTTTGAAGATATTGAACAAACAAGCATTCGATAAAACTGGGAAGATTTATGGCATAGGCCATGCGGTTTACACAATCTCCGATCCTCGTGCTGCACTCCTAAGAGAGAAAGCAAGGGAGCTGGCAATTGAGAAAAACAGGTTGGACGAATTCCAACTCTATGAACTGGTCGATAGTATTACACCAGAGGTATTTAGAATATTCAAGGGCGAACAATCAACTAAAGTTGTATGTATAAATGTTGATTTTTACTCTGGCTTTGTTTATTCCTGTATCGATATACCCAAGGAGCTATTCACGCCTCTTTTCGCAATGGCGAGAATTTCTGGATGGTGTACACACCGTATCGAAGAGTTAACATTCTCTGGAAAGCGAATTATACGCCCTGCATTTAAGAGCGTTTTCGGAAAACAGGATTATGTTCCAATTGTAAACCGTCAGGAATTAACTTAA
- a CDS encoding acyl-CoA dehydrogenase, which yields MNLEFTEEQKMIQQSARDYTQRELLKDILERDEKCIFPAEHIKKLAELGFLGMLVSTKYGGSGMDTISYVLAIEEISKVDASVGVIISVNNSLVAYELEEFGTEEQKQKYLVPLATGEKLGAFLLSEPEAGSDATSQHTKAIDMGDHYLMNGTKNWITNGGSADTYIVIAQTDASKGHKGINAFIVDRNSKGITIGPHENKMGMRSSDTHSVMFNDVIVPKENRLGEDGWGFKIAMKTLEGGRIGIAAQALGLASGALELAVKYAKERKTFGTEIINHQGIAFKLADMATEIEAARFLCLKAAWLKDNNKPYGTESAMAKLFAAETAMKVTTEAVQIHGGYGYVKEYHVERLMRDAKLTQIYEGTSEIQKIIIARALSGK from the coding sequence ATGAACCTAGAATTTACAGAAGAACAAAAAATGATTCAACAGTCTGCTAGAGACTATACTCAGAGAGAACTCCTAAAAGATATTCTTGAAAGAGATGAAAAATGCATTTTTCCTGCGGAGCATATTAAAAAACTGGCTGAACTAGGATTTTTAGGCATGCTAGTTAGTACAAAATACGGTGGCAGCGGGATGGATACCATTTCATACGTATTGGCAATAGAGGAGATTTCTAAAGTTGATGCTTCCGTTGGGGTTATCATTTCCGTTAATAATTCATTAGTTGCTTATGAATTAGAGGAGTTTGGTACAGAGGAGCAAAAACAAAAATATTTAGTACCTCTAGCTACAGGAGAAAAACTAGGTGCTTTTCTTTTATCGGAACCAGAAGCTGGTTCTGATGCAACTTCCCAGCACACAAAGGCCATTGATATGGGAGATCATTACCTCATGAATGGTACTAAAAACTGGATTACAAACGGTGGTTCAGCTGACACTTACATTGTTATTGCACAAACCGATGCATCAAAAGGGCATAAAGGAATCAACGCATTTATTGTTGATAGGAACTCAAAAGGGATAACCATTGGGCCACACGAGAATAAAATGGGCATGCGTAGTTCCGATACCCATTCAGTAATGTTTAATGATGTTATTGTTCCAAAGGAAAATAGGCTGGGTGAAGACGGTTGGGGTTTTAAAATAGCCATGAAAACCTTAGAGGGTGGTAGGATTGGAATAGCGGCACAAGCACTAGGTTTGGCTTCTGGAGCCTTAGAACTTGCAGTTAAATATGCAAAAGAGCGAAAAACTTTTGGGACTGAAATAATCAACCACCAAGGCATTGCCTTTAAGCTAGCCGATATGGCTACTGAAATTGAAGCGGCTAGGTTTTTATGCCTAAAAGCAGCTTGGCTTAAGGATAATAACAAACCCTATGGTACTGAAAGCGCAATGGCTAAACTATTTGCTGCTGAAACAGCAATGAAAGTAACTACAGAGGCTGTTCAGATACATGGTGGGTATGGGTATGTAAAAGAATATCACGTTGAAAGGTTAATGAGGGATGCCAAGCTAACCCAGATATATGAGGGAACTTCTGAGATTCAGAAAATTATTATTGCACGAGCTTTATCTGGAAAATAA
- a CDS encoding Fic family protein has protein sequence MKNEDWKLAELPLKIDIETKRVLKSLPSAHAALAELKGIATTIPNQVILLNTLGLQEAKDSSAIENIITTHDDLYKSELNLEGFNSLNAKEVQSYISALKKGFELITENGLLTNRIILEIQEELESNKAGFRKLPGTTLKSSVTGETIYTPPQDFDEISRLMTNLEQFINQNELCDYDPLVKMAIIHYQFESIHPFYDGNGRTGRIINILYLLIQDLQNLPILYLSNYIIKNKTDYYRLLQQVRDENSWEEWLLFMIHGVEKTSKETITLIIQIRDLMMKYKHTLRENYKFYSQDLLNNLFKHPYTKIEFVVKDLNVSRITAANYLNKLSEDGLLRKEKLGTGNYYINQPLFELLSKR, from the coding sequence ATGAAAAACGAAGATTGGAAATTAGCCGAACTTCCATTAAAGATTGATATAGAAACCAAAAGAGTGTTGAAATCTTTACCTTCGGCTCATGCCGCATTGGCAGAGTTGAAAGGAATTGCAACAACCATTCCGAATCAGGTTATCCTACTAAATACTCTTGGATTACAGGAAGCAAAGGACAGCTCAGCAATTGAAAACATTATAACTACGCACGATGATTTGTATAAATCTGAATTAAATCTTGAGGGTTTTAATTCTTTAAATGCAAAAGAGGTGCAGAGCTACATATCTGCTCTAAAAAAGGGATTTGAGTTGATTACAGAAAATGGACTTCTTACCAATAGAATTATTCTTGAAATCCAGGAAGAGTTGGAAAGCAATAAAGCTGGTTTTAGAAAACTGCCGGGAACTACTCTGAAAAGTTCTGTAACTGGCGAAACCATTTATACACCACCACAAGATTTTGACGAAATAAGTCGTTTAATGACAAATTTGGAACAATTTATAAACCAAAATGAATTGTGCGATTACGATCCCTTGGTAAAAATGGCTATAATTCATTACCAGTTCGAGAGCATTCACCCTTTCTATGATGGTAATGGGAGAACAGGAAGAATAATTAACATACTATACCTACTTATTCAAGACCTTCAGAATTTACCAATTTTATATTTGAGCAATTATATAATTAAGAATAAAACTGATTACTATAGGTTGTTGCAGCAGGTTAGAGACGAAAATAGTTGGGAGGAGTGGCTGCTTTTTATGATTCACGGAGTTGAAAAAACATCAAAAGAGACCATAACATTAATCATTCAAATCCGTGATCTGATGATGAAATACAAGCACACATTAAGAGAAAATTACAAGTTTTATAGTCAAGATTTACTGAATAACCTTTTTAAACATCCCTATACCAAAATTGAGTTTGTTGTTAAGGATCTAAATGTTTCAAGAATAACAGCTGCGAATTATTTAAATAAGCTATCAGAGGATGGACTGTTACGAAAAGAAAAACTAGGAACAGGGAATTATTATATTAATCAACCATTGTTTGAACTTCTATCCAAACGATGA